The following proteins come from a genomic window of Miscanthus floridulus cultivar M001 chromosome 2, ASM1932011v1, whole genome shotgun sequence:
- the LOC136540870 gene encoding heat shock 70 kDa protein 4-like, with protein MAASKVDGPAIGIDLGTTYSCVAVWRHDRGEVIANDQGNRLTPSCVAFTISERLVGEAAVNQAALNPTNTIFEVKRLIGRRFSDESVQEDVKLWPFKVVAGDDERPMIVVQHEGKEKQFMPEEISSMVLVKMRETAEVYLGKKIKNAVITVPVYFNNSQRQATIDAGAIAGLNVMRIINEPTAAALAYGLEKMPVSNKRRTVLVFDLGGGTFDVSLLNIDPGVGMDKGLFEVVAIAGDTHLGGADFDNEMVKYSLREFTRKHGEMDIHSNQKALRRLRTACERAKRMLSSTAQTTIEVDSLHDGIDFCTTITRSRFEELNKDLFSKCMKALDKCLCDAKMDKSSVHDVVLVGGSTRIPKVQSMLRDFFCGKELCRSINPDEAVAYGAAIQASILSGRTDDGRLVDMLLRDVTPLSLGIQTKGNFTMSVVIPRNTAIPIKKTAPFTTLYDNQTSVSFPVYEGESASTKDNNLLGKFRLTDVPPAPQGVPGFDVTFDIDANGVMKVSAEDRDTGRKNSITVVNHGGRLRKEEIARLVQEAEK; from the exons ATGGCGGCCTCGAAGGTCGACGGGCCGGCGATCGGCATCGACCTGGGGACGACCTACTCCTGCGTGGCCGTCTGGCGGCACGACCGCGGCGAggtcatcgccaacgaccagGGCAACCGCCTCACGCCGTCGTGCGTGGCGTTCACCATCTCCGAGAGGCTCGTCGGCGAGGCGGCGGTGAACCAGGCCGCCTTGAACCccaccaacaccatcttcg AAGTGAAGCGACTAATCGGCCGCCGATTCAGCGACGAATCTGTACAAGAAGATGTCAAATTGTGGCCTTTCAAAGTCGTCGCAGGTGATGACGAACGGCCAATGATCGTGGTGCAGCATGAAGGCAAGGAGAAGCAGTTCATGCCTGAGGAGATCTCCTCCATGGTGCTGGTCAAGATGAGAGAGACAGCTGAGGTATATCTCGGTAAAAAGATCAAGAACGCTGTCATCACCGTGCCTGTCTACTTCAACAACTCCCAGCGCCAGGCTACCATTGACGCCGGTGCCATTGCCGGCCTAAATGTCATGCGCATTATCAATGAGCCAACCGCCGCTGCCCTTGCATATGGTCTTGAGAAGATGCCAGTCAGCAACAAACGAAGGACGGTGCTCGTCTTTGATCTTGGTGGAGGTACCTTTGATGTCTCCCTCCTCAACATTGATCCGGGAGTCGGCATGGATAAGGGTCTCTTCGAGGTGGTGGCCATCGCCGGTGACACTCACCTTGGCGGGGCGGACTTCGACAACGAGATGGTGAAATACTCTCTCCGGGAGTTCACACGGAAACACGGGGAGATGGACATCCATAGCAACCAGAAGGCGCTTCGGCGTCTGAGGACTGCCTGCGAGAGAGCAAAGAGGATGCTGTCTTCCACTGCACAGACCACCATTGAGGTTGACTCGCTCCATGACGGCATTGACTTCTGCACCACCATCACCCGATCTCGATTTGAGGAGCTCAACAAGGATCTTTTCAGCAAGTGCATGAAGGCTCTGGATAAGTGCTTATGCGATGCCAAGATGGACAAGAGCAGCGTCCACGACGTCGTCCTAGTGGGCGGCTCCACCCGTATCCCCAAGGTGCAGAGCATGCTTCGGGATTTCTTCTGTGGGAAGGAGCTTTGCCGGAGCATCAACCCTGATGAAGCTGTTGCGTACGGTGCTGCCATCCAGGCCTCTATTCTCAGTGGTCGAACCGACGATGGGAGATTAGTGGATATGCTTCTGCGCGACGTTACGCCACTCTCGCTTGGGATTCAAACTAAAGGTAATTTTACAATGAGCGTGGTTATCCCGAGGAACACTGCCATCCCGATCAAAAAGACGGCGCCTTTCACCACCCTCTAcgacaaccagaccagcgtttcATTTCCAGTGTATGAGGGCGAGAGCGCGAGCACCAAGGACAACAATCTGCTCGGCAAGTTCAGGCTCACCGATGTACCCCCGGCACCGCAGGGTGTACCTGGTTTCGATGTCACCTTCGATATCGATGCAAACGGCGTCATGAAGGTGTCCGCGGAGGACAGGGACACTGGGCGGAAGAACAGCATCACCGTCGTTAACCACGGCGGTCGACTGCGCAAGGAGGAAATCGCGCGCTTGGTGCAGGAGGCCGAGAAGTAA